TAAGTACATCAGCAATAAACTCTGGTGTATTTTGTACTGTAAACATCATCAGTTCTCTTAGGCAGTACAATGGAGCTGATGGTGGCAGGCTATGGCAGTGACAGTCCTGTTTACGAGAAATTCTGCttaatttataaaatgtctaaaatgtacAACTCTTAAACTTTGGCAGAGATATCAGCTTTAAATCCGGTTGCTAGGCAGTTTATGGCAGACTGAATTTTCAGAGCTTTGTAGAGGTTTTATCACGTTCGTTTTGGACATTTCAGTTGCAAAtgtaacatttcacatttgataAATTAACGTATAGCTGTATGTTCTGTATATTTGGAGATCTAAGGTGAAAACTTTAAAGACATTTGACATGTGAAATATCATAAAGGCCATATTTCACATGTCAAAACATAAATTTCACTCAATCAGGACTTTCTCATCAGTCTGGCACCGCCCACCTCTCCACCACCAATCCGAGTGCATCAAGTAGGAGTTTcactcaataaaaaaataaattctaaatTTTTTGCCTTGTAGCACTTGAtccttttcctttaatttttgTCACCTGCTTTTATCATttctaaaaaatgaaaataaaacaaaataattacatgTAATTTACCATAAAAATTACTAGAATGACCTTAATCTTAATTCTATCTGGTTGATCTTTGAGCATTAAATCTGCAGTTTTTACATcaattaaaaagatttttaacaaaaacaaataaaaaacaattgaGCAATCAAGTGTTTCAAGGCAATATTGATTGACATGATTATTACAAGTGAGTGAAACTCCATATTGAATGttatttgcattattattgcattattatATCAGCTCTCTGGATCAAATCACCATACTGCTTTCAAGTATCGAACATCGAACTActaaaaaatacatacattttacaaaacTGCAATATTTATTAGGCTTAGGCTGCTGGTTCAGTATAATAAATATCTATAAAATCATCCCTGTAATCACCtcctaaaacagaaaaagaaaaaataggcACGCTGATTTAAGTTTGgatatttgtttggttttgtttctcatgttattttatctattttaaaatatgtcattaaaTATTCTCCGTCCTTGTTCTactattattgttgtttttgcctttaAGCTTTCTTGCCGTCATTGGTTCCTCACATCTCAGGCTCTCTGACTAGTTTTGACCCTCCGTGCTTGCCGCCGACGCCGCCGCTGCCTCATCTGCATCTTCATGCTGTCGGGCAGGGAACTGGCCTCCGCGTACAGAAACGGCAGCTCAAACAGCGCTTTGTTCTGGATGATGAGGTCATCCATCTGGgaagagaaagacggagagggAAATTTGACATTAATCACAATGACCATAACCAATAGGTAGAATTAGTTTAGTACAGtaacaataacagtaacatCACATAGACCCATTAAAAGTCCTGTACAACCTTTAGAAAAGTTTTACTTATAATATAAACTCTACGTATGCCCAACAAAACGCTCTTTTTAAAAGCCTTATTTTGAGCCTGGATAAGATCTTCATTGGCCCAATAAAAACCTTTGATAAGCCTAAATTTAAGCCCCCAAAAACCTACATAATCCTTTATAAAGCCCTACTTGCCACCTAAGACCTTCTCGAACTTACTTCAAGGCCTTTAAGAGATCCATCAAGTGTCAAGTGCTCTGTAAGCAGACCTTGATGAAGCCCTACATAAACCTTCCTTAAGAATTATTTCCTGTCATGCATCAGGCATCCTTGATAAGCCTTTCTTAAGCCCTAAAGAAACCCTCCTTAAACCTGATACAGTATCATTTCTATCCAGATCATAAAGCCTGATTGATTAAgtccatgtctctctctctctctctctctctctctctctctctctctctctctctctctctgtgagtctATGTGTCTCTACCTTGATGTGTTTGAGGGCCTGCAGCCTCTGCAGGAACATGTCCTGCTCCTGGTAATGGTGTTTCCTCAGCTCCTGGACCTTCTTCAGGATGTAGCTCAGCTGCACCCTGACATCCTCGCCCCCTTGCAACCTGGTGTCAGCGTTGTTGCTGGGGGCAGCGGTGACTGTCTGAGGGCTCGGGGTAGGCAGCTCCTTCAACATCTGGCCAATGATCTTTTCATAGGCCTCCAAAACGCCGCCCAAAAACACCCTTTTTGTCTGAAAGGGAGAAATGAAGAGGTAATCAAGTAAGCTATTGTTTCTGATGGTGGATTTTTAACTAATTTCAAACCAAAACCTGCCTTAAAAAGATaggaaattaaatatgaaaagacacattaataaaacataaaagcagtGGAAGagttatttacattaaaaataagcTGATCTGCTCTGGCTTGACAAACTCATTACCAGCCTTGGtgcattgaaaatgtttcacacaGTGGAAAAACTCTGTGGTTTCCCACATAGGTTAAATAAAGCTTAGAGTAGGCCTTAAAGGGAAATGTCACTCATTGACAGTGAAACACAAATGCCATGTCCAACAGGTCTGAAGCTCATTTGGAAACAAGAACTCAggtcaaaggtaaaaaaaaaggtctgactGATTAGAAAAGAACTGACCAATCCGTGACCAATCCTtctgaaactgtgttttcaaCACAATTCAGTTTCTTAATTGTTGCCAGTTGTTTGCTAAAACACCTCAGATGAGTCATGAGGTGTTTCGGCTGGAACACATTCGAAACCTCTGAAGTTTAATCAAACACTGTTGtggtgagaggaaaaaaaaatgggaaagCCCAGAGGGGAGTGTGTGTTAAGTCTATGCTAAACACCAATGTCTGTACAACAACCTGTTCCCTGCCATAAATACTTAAGATACAAATTCATAATGACAACATCCATGTCCAGCCATGCCAGATCCAGGCCATGTTTGGGCCGATATAACAATCATATTCCTGATTCCAGTGCCAACACTGGGCCAAAGCTGATCCAAGTGCTCAGAACACAGCTGTTATCGGCCTGACTCAACCGAATACCTGGCACTTTCTTGGAGTGTAGGTCCTTCGTGACTgacaatattttactttaaaaagttTAGTTTCTAAAACTATCATCAAATGTAAATCTGAAGCAAATTTCAATCTTCATTcgatgtttattttcatatgaacTAGCTAGCTGTCCCTCGAGCTCATCTTCCCTAGATGTTCTATGGCAAACCACACAGGacttcacaaaaacaaccaaGTGAAACAATGCAGCCTGTAACATGTAAAGACTCACAGCTTGGTGTTAATCTGTTAGACACTGCTGAGTCGAAACTTGCTACATGAAACCAAATTGAAATGGCTTTGTGTCACTGCAGGTGAAGAGTGAAAGTTTCATGTGGAGTCTGAGAAAAGTTGCACAAAGGTTGCACAGTGCAGAGCCagcagaacaaaaaaataaccCACAAAAACCTCAACACAACCTAGACATATAAATGTTAATCAAAACGTACGCTAAGTGTGAGTTTAAGGAAACTTATATGCTGTTACTACAGTGACTGTGCATAGCTTATTATCAGTGAGGTTGTCAGGTTCGGTGCCTTTAAGGTCCAGAAACCTGTTCTATGGCTGGAGATGCTGCACAGCAGAACTTATTGGTTAAGTAGAAACTACCCAGTGTGCATCATCTCCCCCGAATccacagtttttatttctatatttctgtttgtgtaagGATTGAATGCACAAAATACAatgtgttcattagtgagcggtgcaggtgttttcaggtgtgttctTTAACGCAGGACAAAGCCAAACTGGGCTGACTACTGTTGCTTTAAGGTTGTGGTTAAGAACATCGTTGGAGTTTTGATTTGTGCAACACCAGAGAAAATGGCACGCCTGAACTTCCCACACTCCCCACAGGAAACTTTGCCTTTGAGGCCCGTACTCTGCCTGCAATGTTTTCTAGGTATTTCCTTGGATGTTTTAAAAGCGGAGACTATGAGGTTAAAAAGCAGAGAGCAGATGAATTGTGTATAAAACCACAACCTAACACAAACTGACCACAGAGAGTTTACGTTGCTATTTGTGGATGAGTAGAAGCTGAACTGGACTTTTATTTACCTCCATTTTGCCATTCAGCGCCTCCTTGGAGAAGATGGGCTTCCCGCTAAAAATCAGCTTAGCTGAAACGTCctgcaaaaaagacaaagagacacgTTTTTTAGTTAACATCTCACATAAATGCATTCATGCATGCATTGATGAATTCAAGAACAATCAGACAGCTAAAGTTCAGAGGCGTGTGTCACAAAgctttaattaatgaaataataataaaatgattcCCTGAATGTATCATCAAATACATCGGCCCTGCTGTTCATTGCATTACCATATGATTATAATAGAATTtacattaattttatttaaataataatgataaataatgttGCAGTaaactctttgtgtgtgttgatggattaatacacacacacacacaccagaataGGCCTTTGAACTCTCAGCAAGTGCAGAATAAAAAGGGTGTGtttgcgcatgtgtgtgtttgtggtgagaGAGAATCAAGAGGATGAAACAGAGAGCGAGCACCAGTCTCTGTGGTGCCACAGAGActgacacacaagcacaagcatCAGCAATATCTACAGAAGCGGTATCTGAAGTACTCACATAGTGATTCATTAGTTCTTGGATGGTTTTGTTCATCTTTGGAGGGATGTGGAAGGCTCTGACCTGGCACACAGAAAACCAGAGGGTCAGACAGACCATTGCCCTCGCCGTTGTAACCATCGTATCACTTCTTGTAATAAACCCTTTCCCGCTGGTTGTCGATTGAATCCCAAGCCTGTCCCGGCCTATTGTGAGCGCTGGTTTTCAATCCTTGTCCAAGCGACGAGCGAACACCTCTCTGACTGTTGATGTGTCTGACTGACAGTCGTGTGTCTCTTACCATGAAGTTGGCTCAAACTGTTTGACTTGTGTTGAAAGCTTATATTTatatcacagagagagagagcaaggcaaaggggcagagagacacagacatgaataggggagagagagagagaatgtgatGCAGCGATGATCTAGGTGTGAAAACTGTGGTTGTGCAGTTTCCTTTAAATCACCAAACTTCATAGAAGTGGGTGAGGGGTCTCCCACTCATGCATGTCAGACACAAAGCATGCTCGCTGCACAAATCCACATCACCCAATGAATTTATTGGAATTAATATATTTACTGGTCATAACCGGAGCTCTAATGGTTTCTGACAGAGGCCTGTACTTGAGCCAAATGGAGCATATTGAGATTCAAGTAGAAACCATTGGAAACTGCGCTATCTGAGATGCGTAGTCTGCGGCCCGCGTCGGAAATCATTAGAATCCAGTAGAATGTAATGGAAACCCTTACGAACCCCTGAGCAATCTATTGCACCTGTGGTTTTATTGGGAAAGGTttctggtggtggtgtaatTGAAACTGAGGCATATTAAACCTATTGGCAACCATTTTCACCAGCTCGTTGGTTTCTTCTAAAGGTGTAAAATAGACTTGTAGTACGAGCGGCTCACTCAACCAGTGGCAGATTAATCCAGATTTGGTGCTCGAATACAGGTTTTAAGTGGGATTGAGGTGAAATAAACCAACATGGCTGAACTATATATATCTACAATGTCTGCATTTGTGGTTTTACCGAGACTCTAAAGGTTTGATGACTTTAATCGAAGCTACTAGAAACCACTGGAGCATCATCCGAAGCCAGTGGGAGGTTCTACTAGCATTCAAATGGAAACCGCTGGGCCACAGCCTGTGAATCCTTTATCAATATCACTGCATTAATCAGTGCTTTTATATCATCAAGTGCATCTTGTTGCAAACAGgactttttcattcattttttattttgacaagaCAATataaaagatacaaaacaatacaaccCAAAACAAATGGGTTTCAAAAGAGAAGATAAAAACTCAACAAACCAGGGGAAC
The sequence above is drawn from the Seriola aureovittata isolate HTS-2021-v1 ecotype China chromosome 22, ASM2101889v1, whole genome shotgun sequence genome and encodes:
- the LOC130163591 gene encoding interferon gamma-like codes for the protein MVTTARAMVCLTLWFSVCQVRAFHIPPKMNKTIQELMNHYDVSAKLIFSGKPIFSKEALNGKMETKRVFLGGVLEAYEKIIGQMLKELPTPSPQTVTAAPSNNADTRLQGGEDVRVQLSYILKKVQELRKHHYQEQDMFLQRLQALKHIKMDDLIIQNKALFELPFLYAEASSLPDSMKMQMRQRRRRRQARRVKTSQRA